In Ptychodera flava strain L36383 chromosome 17, AS_Pfla_20210202, whole genome shotgun sequence, one genomic interval encodes:
- the LOC139115413 gene encoding monocarboxylate transporter 13-like, with translation MSTNSDQRGNEGESVRQCRNEEQLWRKCIIVSGNVLALACVGFNYGLWPLIADLRTFNEGTELDPKWIVYTNIAVTGLSALIACLLTLRLGTRKVVFTGAVLSTTGLFVSALSKSVRFSCFTYGGITGVGYGFTLSPSLALLFACFNNRRGLLYSVPFLGTAASLSALPLLICHVTEAYSRSSVFLILAATNAHLAVFATLFKSPRHRTGNTGPRSLSSKSIKDLVSSSKRQVFLASMFFVGAAFNTFVLHLPEIFKDNGVEEGDLTWLMMACGVSVAVGLTFTGLTGLCKKNEGHYASSLLMISTLLAAIAGFISMLPKSLTALYILSAGIGLSSGVYLPSLFILMECNRSLNTPIPASLGVGLLLFAVGALIGMYLGDFLIDATDYLYSSYILSAVMMVIVFALLFLTRRSKADDGPQKEGESRDSDEDRGRVEANLALANRPAAASVDTVTRPSANFSDFASILGKQNTFHINEFHVHLHGPSGDQSQATPVRAVSDVKFKRFLSLPKEIEF, from the exons ATGTCAACAAACTCTGATCAACGAGGGAACGAGGGAGAATCTGTAAG ACAATGTCGAAATGAAGAACAACTGTGGCGAAAATGTATCATAGTGTCCGGTAATGTCCTCGCTCTCGCCTGTGTGGGTTTTAATTATGGACTCTGGCCACTCATTGCGGATTTACGGACATTTAATGAAGGGACAGAGCTCGACCCAAAATGGATTGTCTACACAAACATCGCAGTGACTGGCTTGTCGg CACTGATCGCGTGTTTGTTGACACTTAGACTTGGTACGCGCAAGGTTGTATTCACCGGAGCCGTACTTTCAACAACAGGTTTATTCGTATCAGCTCTATCAAAAAGTGTACGATTCTCCTGTTTTACATATGGCGGCATCACAG GTGTCGGCTATGGGTTTACACTTTCTCCAAGCCTGGCTTTACTATTTGCCTGCTTCAACAATCGACGCGGTCTCCTGTACTCCGTGCCCTTTCTAGGCACAGCGGCATCGCTGTCTGCACTTCCGTTGCTAATATGTCATGTGACGGAAGCTTACAGCCGGTCCAGTGTGTTTTTGATTCTGGCCGCAACGAATGCACACCTGGCCGTCTTTGCAACACTTTTTAAGTCGCCAAGACACAGGACTGGTAACACAGGACCCAGATCATTATCCAGTAAGTCCATCAAAGATCTTGTTTCTAGTAGCAAGCGGCAGGTTTTCTTGGCGTCGATGTTCTTCGTTGGTGCTGCCTTCAACACCTTTGTTCTACATTTACCCGAGATTTTCAAGGACAACGGAGTTGAAGAAGGGGATCTAACGTGGCTGATGATGGCGTGTGGTGTATCTGTCGCAGTTGGCTTGACGTTCACAGGGTTAACAGGACTGTGCAAGAAAAATGAAGGACACTACGCCTCCTCTCTCCTGATGATCTCTACCTTGTTGGCAGCCATCGCAGGATTCATAAGTATGTTACCAAAGTCTTTGACGGCTCTCTACATTTTGTCTGCTGGAATAGGTTTATCGTCAGGAGTGTACCTGCCTTCTCTGTTCATTCTGATGGAGTGCAATCGTTCCCTGAACACTCCCATTCCCGCATCTCTCGGCGTTGGGCTTCTACTATTCGCTGTTGGCGCCCTCATCGGAATGTATTTAGGAG ATTTCCTTATCGACGCGACTGACTACCTTTACAGTTCGTACATTCTCAGTGCAGTGATGATGGTCATCGTGTTCGCGCTGCTGTTTCTCACAAGACGTTCAAAAGCAGATGATGGACCACAGAAAGAAGGGGAGTCACGTGATTCGGACGAAGACAGGGGAAGGGTGGAAGCTAACTTAGCATTGGCAAACCGTCCTGCAGCTGCTAGCGTGGACACAGTGACCAGACCTTCGGCCAACTTTTCTGACTTTGCATCGATCCTTGGAAAGCAAAACACTTTTCATATCAATGAATTTCACGTGCATTTACACGGACCATCCGGGGATCAGAGTCAAGCCACTCCGGTCAGAGCAGTCTCGGACGTCAAATTTAAACGATTTTTATCTCTTCCCAAagaaattgaattttga